A region from the Arthrobacter roseus genome encodes:
- the galE gene encoding UDP-glucose 4-epimerase GalE produces MRILVTGGSGYIGSHTVLALLEAGHDVVVLDNLANSSKESLKRVGELAGRPAEFLAVDLLDEAALDNAFSTNEVDAVIHFAGLKAVGESVEKPLYYYHNNVGGTLNLLRCMERHNVRTLVFSSSATVYGASEEVPLVEKLPLDAVNPYGRTKEQIEDILSDIGAADSRWNIALLRYFNPVGAHESGRIGEDPTGVPNNLLPFVAQVAVGRRDKVMVFGNDYPTPDGTGIRDYIHVLDLAAGHLAALDYVYSNKGVHRWNLGTGKGSSVLEVLAAFSKAAGHEVPYEFAPRRPGDAAISYADPSAALADLGWSAHKTLQQMCDDHWRWQKENPQGYSA; encoded by the coding sequence ATGAGAATTTTGGTTACCGGCGGAAGCGGTTACATTGGCTCCCACACCGTGCTTGCCCTCCTCGAGGCCGGGCACGATGTTGTGGTGTTAGATAATCTAGCGAACTCGAGCAAAGAGTCGCTGAAAAGGGTCGGTGAACTTGCGGGCAGACCAGCGGAGTTCCTTGCCGTTGACCTGCTCGACGAAGCCGCCTTGGATAACGCCTTCAGCACCAACGAGGTTGATGCCGTCATCCATTTCGCGGGTCTGAAGGCTGTCGGGGAGTCGGTTGAAAAGCCGTTGTACTACTACCACAACAACGTGGGCGGAACCCTGAATTTGCTGCGTTGCATGGAACGGCACAACGTTCGGACCCTCGTTTTCAGCTCCTCGGCCACCGTTTACGGCGCTTCCGAAGAGGTGCCACTCGTGGAAAAGTTGCCTCTCGATGCCGTGAACCCCTACGGCCGAACGAAAGAACAGATCGAAGACATCCTTTCCGACATCGGCGCTGCGGACTCACGCTGGAACATTGCGCTACTTCGCTACTTCAATCCGGTGGGCGCTCACGAATCCGGGCGGATCGGTGAGGATCCCACGGGGGTTCCCAATAACCTGCTGCCCTTCGTTGCCCAGGTGGCAGTGGGTCGCCGCGACAAGGTGATGGTCTTTGGTAATGATTACCCCACGCCCGATGGCACCGGAATCCGTGATTACATTCACGTTCTCGATCTGGCGGCGGGCCACCTGGCAGCTTTGGATTATGTTTACTCCAATAAGGGCGTACACCGTTGGAATCTGGGCACCGGCAAGGGCTCTTCAGTGCTGGAAGTTCTCGCGGCGTTCTCCAAGGCAGCTGGCCATGAGGTGCCCTACGAATTTGCTCCGCGCCGTCCGGGTGACGCCGCGATCAGCTACGCAGACCCGTCCGCGGCGCTGGCCGACCTAGGCTGGTCTGCCCACAAAACCCTGCAGCAGATGTGCGATGACCACTGGCGCTGGCAGAAAGAAAACCCGCAGGGCTACTCTGCCTGA
- a CDS encoding citrate synthase produces MTEQAGARLIFGQDQQQRLDLPRVEAAEGNHGYDVSRLLKDTGNVTFDPGFMNTAATTSAITFIDGEKGILRYRGYAIDQLAQHSSFLEVSYLLIYGNLPSATELDAFDQRIRRHTLLHEELKGFFGGFPRDAHPMPVLSSAVSALSTFYQDSLDPFDDEQVELSTFRLMAKLPVIAAYAHKKSIGQPMLYPDNSMNLVENFMRLSFGLPAEPYDLDPTMVKALDLLLILHADHEQNCSTSTVRMVGSSNANMFASVSAGINALFGPLHGGANEAVLNMLRDIKAKGMKPEDFMEKVKNKEDGVKLMGFGHRVYKNYDPRAKIVKATAHEILEKLGGNDELLDIAMRLEEKALADDYFIERKLYPNVDFYTGLIYKAMGFPEKMFTVLFAMGRLPGWIAQWREMMQDPQTKIGRPRQLYTGEPERQYPAV; encoded by the coding sequence ATGACTGAGCAAGCTGGAGCCAGACTCATTTTCGGGCAGGACCAGCAACAGAGACTGGACCTGCCCCGGGTAGAGGCAGCGGAAGGCAACCATGGCTATGATGTCTCCCGCCTACTGAAAGACACGGGGAATGTCACCTTCGACCCCGGCTTCATGAACACAGCTGCAACAACTTCGGCCATCACGTTCATTGATGGTGAGAAGGGCATTCTGCGCTACCGCGGATACGCCATTGACCAGCTCGCACAGCATTCCAGCTTCCTTGAGGTCTCCTACCTCCTCATTTATGGCAATTTGCCCAGCGCCACAGAACTCGACGCGTTCGATCAGCGCATTCGCAGACACACACTGCTGCATGAGGAGCTGAAGGGATTCTTCGGCGGTTTTCCCCGCGATGCACACCCCATGCCGGTGCTTTCCTCCGCAGTGTCCGCTCTGTCCACTTTCTACCAGGACAGCCTGGACCCGTTCGACGACGAACAGGTGGAACTCTCCACGTTCCGTCTGATGGCCAAGCTGCCGGTCATCGCCGCCTACGCGCATAAGAAGTCCATTGGGCAGCCCATGCTGTACCCGGATAACTCCATGAATCTCGTGGAAAACTTCATGCGGCTTAGTTTCGGTCTGCCTGCCGAACCATACGACCTCGATCCCACCATGGTGAAAGCGCTCGATCTGCTCCTCATTCTTCACGCGGATCACGAGCAGAACTGCTCAACATCAACCGTCCGCATGGTAGGTAGCTCCAACGCCAACATGTTTGCCTCCGTTTCAGCCGGGATCAATGCATTGTTCGGCCCGCTCCACGGCGGCGCCAACGAAGCAGTCCTTAACATGCTGCGTGACATCAAGGCTAAGGGCATGAAGCCCGAAGACTTCATGGAGAAGGTCAAGAACAAGGAAGATGGCGTGAAGCTCATGGGCTTCGGACACCGCGTCTACAAGAACTATGACCCACGAGCCAAAATCGTCAAAGCTACCGCGCATGAAATTCTTGAGAAACTCGGTGGTAACGATGAGCTGTTGGACATCGCCATGCGTTTGGAAGAGAAAGCGCTCGCCGATGACTACTTCATCGAGCGCAAGTTATACCCCAACGTAGACTTCTACACGGGCCTCATCTACAAGGCCATGGGTTTCCCGGAGAAGATGTTCACGGTCCTGTTCGCTATGGGTCGTCTTCCGGGTTGGATTGCCCAGTGGCGTGAAATGATGCAGGATCCGCAGACCAAGATCGGCCGCCCCCGCCAGCTCTACACGGGTGAGCCTGAGCGGCAGTACCCCGCCGTCTAG
- the dapC gene encoding succinyldiaminopimelate transaminase has protein sequence MSVAGFGLDLPEYPWEALAPYIARAAQHPGGIVNLSIGTPVDSTPEVVRHALSAAADAPGYPTTHGTQGLREAISDWFSRRRSVPGLDPQNIMPTVGSKEMVAWLPTLLGLGDGDVVVRPVVAYPTYDVGARLAGATSVAADDLDELEADTRGRVRLVWINSPGNPTGAVRSRDSLATIVTQARNIGALVASDECYAEFGWGQWDGQIVPSVLDPEVSDDSHESLLCVYSMSKQSNMAGYRAAFIAGDGEVMANLVNSRKHAGMIVPYPVQEAMRVALRDEAHVAAQKDLYRARRQRLLPALQDFGLVISDSEAGLYLWGSAGEDTWKTVGRLADQGIVVGPGTFYGEAGHGNIRVALTAPDERIDAALDRLRT, from the coding sequence CTGAGCGTGGCCGGGTTCGGCCTCGATCTGCCCGAGTACCCCTGGGAGGCGTTGGCACCGTATATCGCGCGGGCAGCACAGCACCCTGGTGGCATCGTCAATCTTTCAATCGGGACACCCGTAGATTCCACGCCTGAGGTAGTGCGCCACGCTCTATCAGCCGCCGCTGATGCTCCCGGATACCCCACAACTCACGGTACGCAGGGCCTCCGGGAAGCCATTTCGGACTGGTTCAGCCGACGCCGGTCGGTGCCTGGCCTTGACCCGCAGAACATCATGCCTACGGTCGGGTCCAAGGAAATGGTGGCCTGGCTTCCCACTCTTCTGGGGCTGGGAGATGGCGACGTCGTCGTCCGCCCCGTGGTGGCATATCCCACGTACGACGTCGGTGCACGTCTAGCGGGGGCCACCTCCGTTGCGGCGGATGATCTGGACGAGCTCGAAGCGGACACGCGCGGTCGGGTGCGGCTCGTATGGATCAACAGCCCCGGTAATCCCACGGGTGCGGTCCGTTCCCGAGATTCACTGGCAACCATCGTGACTCAGGCCAGAAATATCGGCGCACTGGTGGCTTCGGATGAATGCTATGCAGAGTTTGGCTGGGGCCAGTGGGATGGACAAATAGTGCCAAGCGTCCTGGATCCTGAGGTGTCCGACGACAGCCATGAGAGCTTGCTCTGCGTCTACTCGATGAGTAAGCAGTCCAATATGGCTGGCTACAGGGCAGCGTTCATCGCCGGAGATGGCGAGGTCATGGCGAACCTTGTCAACAGTCGCAAACACGCAGGCATGATTGTTCCGTATCCCGTTCAGGAGGCCATGCGAGTGGCGCTCCGGGACGAGGCGCACGTGGCTGCGCAAAAAGATCTCTACCGCGCGCGCAGGCAGCGGCTGCTTCCTGCTCTGCAGGACTTCGGTCTTGTCATCAGCGACTCGGAAGCCGGGCTCTACCTGTGGGGAAGTGCTGGCGAGGACACGTGGAAAACTGTTGGGCGTTTGGCGGACCAGGGCATTGTCGTGGGACCCGGCACCTTCTACGGCGAAGCAGGGCACGGAAATATCCGGGTCGCGCTGACTGCTCCGGACGAGCGCATTGACGCAGCCCTGGACAGGCTACGGACGTAG
- the fdxA gene encoding ferredoxin has translation MTYVIAQPCVDVKDKACIEECPVDCIYEGERSLYIHPDECVDCGACEPVCPVEAIYYEDDTPEEWAEYYKFNVEFFDDLGSPGGAAKLGNTHKDHSGIASLPPQNQD, from the coding sequence GTGACGTACGTAATCGCGCAGCCGTGCGTGGATGTCAAGGATAAGGCGTGTATCGAAGAATGCCCCGTTGACTGCATTTATGAAGGTGAACGGTCCCTCTATATACATCCAGACGAGTGTGTAGACTGCGGTGCCTGCGAGCCGGTGTGCCCGGTTGAGGCCATCTACTACGAGGATGATACGCCGGAGGAATGGGCGGAGTACTACAAGTTCAACGTCGAGTTCTTTGACGATCTGGGATCTCCCGGCGGAGCGGCGAAACTCGGCAATACGCATAAAGATCACTCCGGTATCGCGTCACTTCCGCCACAGAACCAGGACTGA
- a CDS encoding winged helix-turn-helix domain-containing protein, with the protein MATDEDVQARGRALSSPVRLRILRLCLHMARTNKEIAERLDLNPATSLHHVRTLLTTGFLAAEESRTGNRGAKEIPYRATGLSWGSKIPDAAPIFVETFLQEIDGLAPTDIDVWRLGVKLNRKNRDEMMGKLREVFEEYAKREADDDGTATSILMAHHLDRTAD; encoded by the coding sequence ATGGCAACAGACGAGGACGTACAGGCGCGTGGACGAGCATTGAGCTCACCTGTGAGGCTCCGGATACTGCGGCTCTGCTTACACATGGCCCGTACCAATAAGGAAATTGCCGAAAGGCTCGACCTGAACCCGGCAACATCTCTTCACCACGTCAGGACACTACTGACCACTGGCTTTCTTGCCGCCGAGGAGAGCCGAACCGGCAACCGCGGAGCAAAAGAAATTCCCTACAGGGCCACGGGCCTTTCCTGGGGCTCAAAGATTCCCGATGCTGCGCCGATCTTCGTGGAAACATTCCTCCAGGAGATCGACGGTCTGGCGCCGACCGATATTGATGTCTGGCGCCTGGGCGTCAAGCTCAACCGGAAGAACCGGGACGAAATGATGGGCAAGCTACGCGAAGTCTTTGAAGAGTACGCGAAGAGGGAAGCGGACGACGACGGCACCGCCACGTCGATTCTCATGGCCCACCATTTAGACCGTACGGCGGACTAA
- the typA gene encoding translational GTPase TypA: protein MSETNSAVETATRSDLRNVAIVAHVDHGKTTLVDAMLRQTNSFASHGEVAERVMDSGDLEREKGITILAKNTTVFYDGPAANGETITINVVDTPGHADFGGEVERGLSMVDGVVLLVDASEGPLPQTRFVLRKALAAKLPVILLVNKTDRPDSRIDAVVSESMDLLLGLASDLADEVPDLDLDSILNVPVVFAAARVGAASLEQPADGSAPENDNLEPLFKTIIDHIPAPTYDPNGVLQAHVTNLDASPFLGRLALLRIFNGTLRKGQQVAWARQDGQLKTVKITELLATKALERVPTDSAGPGEIVAVAGIEDITIGETLTDVNDPRPLPLITVDDPAISMTIGINTSPLAGRVKGAKVTARQVKDRLDKELIGNVSLRVLPTERPDSWEVQGRGELALAILVEQMRREGFELTVGKPQVVTKTVDGKIHEPIEHMTIDVPEEFLGNVTQLLAARKGRMTNMANHGTGWVRMEFRVPARGLIGFRTRFLTDTRGAGIAASYSDGFEPWAGDIEYRTNGSLMADRSGSVTPFAMINLQERGSFFVEPTSEVYEGQIVGENSRADDMDINITKEKKLTNMRAASSDTFENLTPPRKLTLEESLEFAREDECVEVTPESIRIRKLILNAGERAKAARSRTRA from the coding sequence ATGTCTGAAACCAACTCGGCCGTCGAAACCGCTACGCGGAGCGACCTCCGCAATGTGGCAATCGTAGCCCACGTTGACCATGGAAAGACCACCCTGGTCGATGCAATGCTTCGCCAGACGAACTCTTTCGCCAGCCACGGCGAAGTCGCGGAGAGAGTCATGGACTCCGGTGACCTTGAGCGGGAAAAGGGCATCACCATTCTCGCCAAGAACACCACTGTGTTCTACGACGGTCCTGCGGCCAACGGAGAAACCATCACGATCAACGTGGTTGACACACCGGGCCACGCGGATTTCGGTGGCGAAGTTGAGCGTGGATTGTCCATGGTCGACGGCGTCGTTCTCCTGGTTGATGCATCGGAGGGTCCTCTGCCGCAGACGCGTTTCGTTCTGCGCAAGGCCTTGGCCGCTAAACTTCCTGTCATTCTGCTCGTCAACAAAACGGACCGGCCTGACTCCCGTATCGATGCTGTCGTCAGTGAGTCCATGGACCTGCTCTTGGGTCTGGCATCGGACCTGGCGGACGAGGTTCCGGACCTGGATCTGGATTCCATTCTGAATGTTCCCGTGGTGTTTGCAGCTGCGCGCGTTGGCGCTGCGTCGCTGGAGCAGCCGGCGGATGGCAGTGCTCCGGAGAACGATAACCTCGAGCCGCTGTTCAAGACCATTATTGATCACATTCCTGCGCCTACCTATGATCCAAATGGCGTTCTACAGGCACATGTCACCAACCTTGACGCATCTCCCTTCCTGGGTCGTCTTGCTCTGCTGCGTATTTTCAATGGCACGCTCCGCAAGGGTCAGCAGGTTGCCTGGGCTCGTCAGGATGGCCAACTGAAGACTGTCAAGATTACCGAACTTCTTGCCACCAAAGCGCTGGAACGCGTACCGACGGACTCTGCCGGACCGGGCGAGATTGTTGCCGTTGCCGGAATCGAAGACATCACCATCGGTGAGACGCTGACCGACGTCAACGATCCCCGTCCGTTGCCGCTGATCACGGTTGACGATCCCGCAATTTCAATGACCATCGGTATCAACACCTCGCCGCTGGCCGGCCGGGTCAAGGGCGCTAAAGTCACGGCTAGGCAGGTCAAGGATCGGTTGGATAAGGAGCTGATCGGTAACGTGTCGCTTCGGGTTCTGCCGACCGAGCGTCCTGACTCCTGGGAGGTTCAGGGTCGTGGAGAGCTGGCGTTGGCCATTCTCGTTGAGCAGATGCGTCGTGAAGGATTTGAGCTCACGGTAGGAAAGCCGCAGGTCGTGACCAAGACTGTGGACGGAAAGATTCACGAGCCGATCGAGCACATGACCATTGACGTCCCTGAGGAATTCCTTGGAAACGTCACGCAGTTGTTGGCCGCCCGGAAGGGCCGGATGACAAACATGGCTAACCATGGCACCGGTTGGGTGCGCATGGAGTTCAGGGTTCCTGCCCGCGGTTTGATTGGGTTCCGGACGCGCTTCCTGACAGACACCCGTGGTGCAGGTATCGCCGCCTCCTACTCTGATGGCTTTGAGCCCTGGGCGGGAGACATCGAGTACCGTACCAACGGTTCTCTGATGGCTGATCGGTCAGGATCCGTCACTCCGTTTGCGATGATCAACCTGCAGGAACGCGGATCCTTCTTCGTGGAGCCAACCTCTGAGGTGTATGAGGGCCAGATCGTCGGCGAGAACTCTCGTGCGGATGATATGGACATCAACATCACTAAGGAAAAGAAGCTCACCAACATGCGTGCTGCTTCATCGGATACTTTCGAGAACCTGACTCCGCCACGGAAACTGACTTTGGAGGAATCGCTTGAGTTCGCCCGCGAGGACGAATGTGTTGAGGTGACACCGGAGTCCATTCGTATCCGCAAACTCATTCTCAACGCGGGTGAGCGTGCTAAGGCTGCCCGTTCACGTACCCGCGCTTAG
- a CDS encoding ABC transporter ATP-binding protein → MNPKNPSPRDPAAPLLELNDLAITFKTNSGEVPAVKRANLTIMPGETVAIVGESGSGKSTTALAAIGLLPANGRVSGGSIVFDGEDLTNVSEKRMIQLRGSSIGMVPQDPMSNLNPVWKIGFQVKETLKANGLPSGPKDVAKVLTEAGLPDAAARANQYPHEFSGGMRQRALIAIGLACRPRLLIADEPTSALDVTVQRQILDHLETMTDELGTAVLLITHDLGLAAERAHKVAVMYKGQVVESGPALELLTNPQHPYTQKLVASAPSLASRRIKSAKVSGRESDEVLAPKSEDLRTDNVIEVKNLVKVYKIRGGWGKSTEFKAVDDVSFSIKRGTTTAVVGESGSGKSTVAKIVLGLEDATEGIINFDDVDITSLSRKEMFNFRRRVQPIFQDPYGSLDPMYNIFRTIEEPLRVHGVGNATSREKKVRSLLDQVALPSSMMQRFPNELSGGQRQRVAIARALALDPEVVICDEAVSALDVLVQAQILNLLAELQSELGLSYLFITHDLAVVRQIADHVCVMEKGKLVESGTTDDVFEKPQTAYTQALLDAIPGAGLMLPPEVA, encoded by the coding sequence GTGAATCCTAAAAATCCGTCACCGCGCGATCCAGCAGCTCCGCTATTGGAGCTCAACGATCTCGCAATAACCTTCAAAACGAATAGTGGTGAAGTTCCGGCAGTTAAACGAGCAAACCTGACGATTATGCCAGGAGAGACTGTCGCTATTGTTGGCGAGTCAGGATCGGGCAAGTCGACGACGGCGCTGGCCGCCATCGGTCTTCTTCCCGCGAATGGGCGAGTGTCCGGCGGCAGCATTGTTTTTGATGGCGAAGACCTCACCAACGTCAGCGAGAAGCGGATGATCCAGCTTCGGGGCTCGTCGATCGGTATGGTTCCGCAGGACCCCATGTCCAACTTGAACCCGGTATGGAAAATCGGTTTCCAAGTCAAGGAGACGCTCAAGGCCAACGGTCTGCCGAGTGGTCCAAAGGACGTTGCCAAGGTACTTACCGAGGCAGGGCTTCCGGACGCGGCCGCGCGAGCAAACCAGTATCCGCACGAGTTCTCCGGCGGTATGCGCCAGCGTGCACTGATCGCCATCGGGCTTGCCTGCCGTCCGCGGCTGCTCATCGCAGATGAGCCGACGTCGGCTCTGGACGTGACAGTTCAACGTCAGATCCTGGATCACCTGGAAACGATGACTGATGAACTGGGTACTGCCGTCCTGTTGATCACCCACGACCTCGGGTTAGCGGCTGAGCGGGCGCACAAGGTCGCGGTCATGTACAAGGGTCAGGTCGTTGAATCAGGGCCTGCGCTTGAGCTACTGACCAACCCTCAGCACCCGTACACACAGAAGTTGGTTGCTTCGGCCCCGTCGTTGGCGTCTCGGCGGATTAAGTCGGCCAAGGTGTCCGGCCGTGAATCGGATGAAGTGCTGGCCCCCAAGTCGGAGGACCTTCGCACGGATAACGTCATCGAGGTCAAGAACCTGGTCAAGGTCTACAAAATTCGCGGGGGCTGGGGCAAATCCACCGAGTTCAAAGCGGTCGATGACGTTTCCTTCTCGATCAAGCGGGGAACGACGACGGCGGTCGTGGGGGAGTCGGGTTCGGGCAAGTCCACGGTGGCCAAGATTGTTCTTGGTCTGGAGGATGCCACCGAGGGCATCATCAACTTCGACGATGTTGACATCACCTCGCTGAGCCGGAAGGAAATGTTCAACTTCCGCCGGCGGGTACAGCCGATCTTTCAGGACCCCTACGGGTCGCTGGATCCGATGTACAACATTTTCCGCACCATCGAGGAACCGTTGCGGGTTCATGGTGTGGGTAACGCAACGAGCCGTGAGAAGAAGGTGCGGAGCCTGCTGGATCAGGTTGCCCTGCCCTCCTCCATGATGCAGCGTTTCCCCAATGAGCTCTCAGGTGGGCAGCGTCAGCGTGTGGCAATTGCCCGTGCGCTGGCGTTGGATCCCGAAGTGGTCATCTGTGACGAAGCCGTTTCCGCATTGGATGTGTTGGTTCAGGCGCAGATCCTGAACCTGCTCGCGGAGCTGCAGTCGGAGTTGGGGTTGAGTTACCTCTTCATCACCCACGATCTCGCTGTCGTACGGCAGATCGCAGATCACGTCTGCGTCATGGAGAAGGGGAAGCTGGTGGAGAGCGGCACTACGGATGATGTGTTTGAGAAGCCGCAGACCGCTTACACGCAGGCACTACTGGACGCCATCCCGGGTGCAGGCTTGATGCTGCCGCCCGAAGTAGCATGA
- a CDS encoding ABC transporter permease, translating into MPDIDNNSPKPRRAKVSSYPVEHYVADISETPVAATDSKISEESPTSLWLEAWRSLRRQPLFIISALLIFVVVFVAIFPGLFTNEAPNDNCMLSNSDGGSSPGHLLGFTQQGCDILARVVYGTQSSLTIGLFATIGVVLFGGFIGAISGFFGGWVDAVLARLGDIFFALPLILGAIVIVQVPFFRENRNVWTLVIILMTFGWPQIARITRAAVIEVRNADFVTAAKSLGVSPIGVLVKHVIPNSLAPVIVIATISLGIFIVAESTLSYLGIGLPPDVMSWGNDIFAAKSSLRTNPMALFWPGLALSLTVLSFIMLGDALQDALDPKARKR; encoded by the coding sequence ATGCCTGATATAGACAACAATTCCCCAAAGCCCCGACGGGCGAAAGTCTCGTCGTATCCGGTTGAACATTACGTTGCTGACATCTCAGAAACTCCGGTAGCCGCTACAGACAGCAAAATATCTGAGGAGTCGCCGACGAGCCTCTGGCTCGAAGCGTGGCGTAGCCTCCGGCGGCAGCCGTTGTTCATCATCAGTGCGTTGTTGATCTTCGTCGTCGTTTTTGTGGCGATCTTCCCAGGGTTATTCACCAACGAAGCTCCCAACGACAACTGCATGCTCAGCAACTCGGACGGCGGTTCATCCCCAGGTCATCTACTCGGTTTCACCCAGCAGGGGTGCGACATCTTGGCACGGGTTGTCTACGGCACACAGTCTTCGCTGACCATCGGACTATTCGCGACCATCGGCGTCGTGCTTTTCGGCGGCTTCATTGGTGCCATTTCCGGATTCTTCGGTGGTTGGGTCGACGCCGTCTTGGCGCGGCTAGGAGATATTTTCTTCGCTTTGCCGCTGATCCTCGGCGCGATCGTGATCGTTCAGGTGCCGTTCTTCCGCGAAAATCGGAACGTGTGGACGTTGGTGATCATTCTCATGACGTTCGGTTGGCCTCAGATTGCCCGCATAACACGGGCAGCCGTGATCGAGGTACGCAACGCCGACTTTGTGACAGCAGCTAAGTCTCTCGGCGTCAGTCCAATTGGAGTCCTGGTAAAACACGTGATTCCCAACTCGCTGGCACCGGTGATAGTCATCGCGACCATTTCTCTCGGTATTTTCATCGTGGCTGAATCGACTCTGTCCTACTTGGGTATCGGGCTTCCCCCGGATGTCATGTCCTGGGGGAATGACATCTTCGCTGCGAAAAGTTCGCTGCGGACTAACCCGATGGCGTTGTTCTGGCCTGGCCTGGCACTGTCCCTGACTGTATTGAGCTTCATCATGCTGGGCGATGCGCTGCAGGATGCTCTGGACCCCAAGGCGCGTAAACGATGA
- a CDS encoding ABC transporter permease, with protein sequence MGWYLVRRILQMIPVFLGATLLIYFLVFSLPGDATAAICGEKGCTPATEAALREQYNLDQPFWVQYFLYLKGLMTFDLGTNFAGRPISEIIANVFPTTARLAVMALVFEAVFGIIVGLFAGLKKGKLFDSTMLVVSLVVIAVPIFVLGFLMQFLFGVKLEWTNPTVSGDASFTELILPALVLGLVSFAYVLRLTRTAVIENASADYVRTATAKGLSRRRVIGVHVMRNSMIPVATFLGADLGALMGGAIVTEGIFNVNGVGNTLYRAVLNGEAPVVVSIVTVLILIFVLANLLVDLLYAWLDPRIRYA encoded by the coding sequence ATGGGCTGGTATCTTGTCCGCCGTATCCTGCAGATGATCCCCGTATTCCTGGGTGCCACGCTGCTCATCTATTTCCTGGTCTTCAGTCTCCCCGGCGATGCCACTGCCGCCATCTGCGGTGAAAAGGGCTGCACTCCCGCCACTGAGGCGGCACTGCGCGAGCAGTACAACCTGGACCAGCCCTTCTGGGTCCAGTATTTCCTCTATCTCAAGGGTCTGATGACCTTTGATCTCGGCACGAACTTCGCTGGACGTCCCATCTCCGAGATCATTGCGAACGTTTTCCCAACAACGGCCCGGTTGGCTGTCATGGCACTGGTCTTCGAAGCAGTCTTTGGAATCATTGTGGGGCTCTTCGCTGGCTTGAAGAAGGGGAAGCTCTTCGATTCCACCATGTTGGTGGTCTCACTGGTCGTCATCGCTGTCCCCATCTTTGTTCTTGGCTTCCTGATGCAGTTCCTCTTCGGAGTCAAACTCGAATGGACTAACCCCACGGTTAGCGGCGATGCCTCCTTTACGGAGCTCATCTTGCCGGCTCTGGTTCTAGGCCTTGTGTCGTTCGCCTATGTGCTCCGGCTGACCCGTACCGCAGTGATCGAGAACGCGAGTGCTGACTACGTCCGCACGGCAACGGCCAAGGGACTGAGTCGACGGCGCGTCATCGGCGTGCATGTCATGCGGAACTCCATGATTCCGGTGGCTACTTTTCTCGGTGCCGATCTAGGCGCCCTTATGGGCGGGGCAATCGTCACCGAAGGTATTTTCAATGTCAACGGTGTTGGCAACACCCTGTACCGCGCGGTACTCAATGGCGAGGCCCCCGTGGTCGTCTCCATTGTCACAGTGTTGATCCTGATTTTCGTGCTGGCTAACCTGCTGGTGGATCTGCTGTACGCGTGGCTGGACCCGAGGATTCGATATGCCTGA